A stretch of Perognathus longimembris pacificus isolate PPM17 chromosome 1, ASM2315922v1, whole genome shotgun sequence DNA encodes these proteins:
- the B4galnt1 gene encoding beta-1,4 N-acetylgalactosaminyltransferase 1: MRLGRRALCALVLLLACASLGLLYVSIRDAPGLRTPLALWTPPQSPPRPELLDLAPEPRYAHIPVRIKEQVVGLLAQNYCSCESSPGSLLLPFQKQVRAIDLTKAFDPEELKAASASREQEFQAFLSRSQSPADQLLIAPANSPLQYPLQGVEVPPLRSILVPGLSLQATSGQEVYQVNLTASLGTWDVAGEVSGVTLTGEGQPDFTLASPGLDQLNRQLQLVTYSSRSYQANTADTVRFSTEGHEATFTIRIRHPPNPRLYPSVPPPQGAQYNISALVTIATKTFLRYDRLRALIASIRRFYPTVTVVIADDSDKPERVSGPHVEHYLMPFGKGWFAGRNLAVSQVTTKYVLWVDDDFIFTARTRLERLVDVLERTPLDLVGGAVREISGFATTYRQLLSVEPGAPGLGNCLRQKRGFHHELVGFPGCVVTDGVVNFFLARTDKVREVGFDPRLSRVAHLEFFLDGLGSLRVGSCSDVIVDHASKLKLPWVSRDAGAETYARYRYPGSLDESQVAKHRLLFFKHRLHCMTAE; the protein is encoded by the exons aTGCGGCTGGGCCGCCGGGCCCTCTGCGCGCTGGTCCTGCTGCTCGCCTGCGCCTCGCTGGGGCTCCTGTACGTGAGCATCAGAGACGCACCGGGCCTCCGGACCCCTCTTGCGCTGTGGACGCCCCCACAAAGCCCCCCCAGACCTGAGCTGCTAGATCTTGCCCCTGAGCCCCGCTACGCACACATCCCGGTCAGGATCAAGGAGCAAGTGGTGGG CTTGCTGGCTCAGAACTACTGCAGTTGCGAATCCAGTCCCGGGAGCCTGCTTCTCCCCTTCCAGAAACAGGTCCGAGCCATTGACCTCACCAAGGCCTTTGACCCTGAGGAACTGAaagctgcctctgcctccagggaACAGGAGTTTCAAGCCTTCCTTTCAAG GAGCCAGTCCCCAGCTGACCAGCTGCTCATAGCCCCTGCCAACTCCCCCCTCCAGTATCCCTTGCAGGGCGTGGAGGTCCCGCCCCTCAGGAGCATCTTGGTACCAG GGCTGAGCCTGCAGGCAACTTCAGGTCAGGAAGTATACCAG GTGAACCTGACTGCCTCACTAGGCACCTGGGACGTGGCAGGGGAAGTGAGTGGAGTGACCCTTACTGGAGAGGGGCAGCCAGATTTTACTCTGGCCAGCCCAGGGTTGGACCAACTGAACCGGCAGCTTCAACTGGTCACTTACAGCAGCCGGAGCTACCAGGCCAACACCGCAGACACAG TTCGGTTCTCCACTGAGGGGCATGAGGCCACCTTCACCATCCGTATAAGACATCCCCCAAACCCTCGGCTGTACCCATCTGTGCCTCCACCCCAGGGAG CCCAGTACAACATCAGTGCTCTGGTCACTATTGCCACCAAGACCTTCCTTCGCTATGATCGTCTTCGAGCACTCATCGCCAGCATCCGCCGCTTCTACCCCACGGTCACCGTGGTCATCGCCGACGACAGCGACAAGCCGGAGCGCGTCAGCGGCCCCCATGTGGAACACTATCTCATGCCCTTTGGCAAG ggcTGGTTCGCCGGGAGGAACCTGGCGGTGTCTCAAGTCACCACCAAATATGTGCTGTGGGTGGACGACGACTTCATCTTCACGGCACGCACTCGGCTGGAGAGGCTGGTGGATGTGCTGGAGCGGACGCCGCTGGACCTG GTGGGGGGCGCCGTGCGCGAGATCTCCGGCTTCGCCACCACGTACCGGCAGCTGCTGAGCGTGGAGCCCGGCGCCCCGGGCCTCGGGAACTGTCTCCGGCAAAAGCGCGGCTTTCACCACGAGCTGGTGGGTTTCCCAGGCTGCGTGGTGACGGATGGCGTGGTTAACTTCTTTCTGGCACGCACTGATAAAGTGCGCGAGGTGGGCTTCGACCCGCGCCTCAGCCGAGTGGCACATCTGG AATTCTTCCTGGATGGCCTTGGTTCCCTTCGGGTTGGCTCTTGTTCCGACGTCATTGTGGATCATGCATCAAagttgaaactgccctgggtgtcGAGGGACGCCGGAGCAGAGACTTATGCCCGATACCGGTACCCAGGATCACTGGATGAAAGTCAGGTGGCCAAACACCGCCTGCTCTTCTTCAAACACCGGCTGCATTGCATGACAGCTGAATGA
- the LOC125362126 gene encoding solute carrier family 26 member 10-like isoform X2 — MSGLPGSRTSLGPGEASHPQSPLDTRIRQPLTEARFQQLFGDTEQEPELPAEPRLLRLCGRWRQRARTCSWLGAWHLLQARLPPLRWLPQYRWRAWALGDAVAGVTVGVVHVPQGMAFALLTSVPPVFGLYTSFFPVLIYSLLGTGRHLSTGTFAVLSLMTGSAVERLVPEPVAGNLSGSEREQLDAQRVGVAAAVAFGSGALMLGMFVLQLGVLSIFLSEPVVKALTSGAALHVLVSQLPSLLGLSLPRQIGCFSLFKTLAAVLTALPQSSPAELTISALSLALLVPVKELNVRFRDRLPTPIPGEVVMVLLASVLCYTSSLDTRYNVQVVGLLPEGFPQPLLPSMVELPRILADSLPIALVAFAVSTSLASIYADKYNYTIDPNQELLAHGVSNLLSSLFSCFPNSATLATTSLLVDAGGNTQLAGLFSCMVVLSVLLWLGPFFYYLPKAVLACINISSMRQMFFQMQELPQLWHISRMDFAVWVVTWVAVVTLNVDLGLAVGVVFSMMTVVCRTQRVQFLALGLAEGTELYRPLRESHKLLQVPGLCILSYPTPLYFGTRGQFRRLLEWHLGLGEQGKDSPKPDGPSDAAAEPVRVVVLDFSGVTFVDAAGAREVAQLASRCQDAGIHLLLAQCNASVLETLARAGLLNRVTPEQLFVSVQDAAAHALERLELTGQKICTVWV, encoded by the exons ATGAGTGGGCTCCCGGGGAGCAGGACCTCCCTAGGTCCCGGAGAGGCCTCCCACCCTCAGTCCCCCCTAGACACCAGGATCAGGCAACCTCTCACCGAGGCTCGGTTCCAGCAGCTTTTCGGGGATACGGAGCAGGAGCCTGAGCTACCTGCGGAACCCCGATTGCTCAGGCTGTGCGGGCGATGGAGGCAGCGAGCCCGCACTTGTTCCTGGCTGGGGGCGTGGCACCTGCTGCAGGCTCGGCTGCCCCCGCTGCGCTGGCTGCCTCAGTATCGCTGGCGGGCCTGGGCACTTGGGGATGCAGTGGCCGGAGTGACCGTGGGAGTTGTGCATGTACCCCAGG GAATGGCTTTTGCCCTCCTCACCTCCGTGCCCCCGGTGTTTGGACTCTATACTTCATTCTTCCCAGTCCTCATCTACAGCTTGCTGGGCACTGGGAGACACCTGTCCACAG GAACGTTTGCAGTGCTCAGCCTCATGACAGGCTCTGCAGTGGAGCGCCTGGTGCCTGAGCCTGTTGCAGGAAACCTTAGTGGAAGTGAGAGGGAACAATTGGATGCTCAGCGAGTTGGGGTGGCAGCAGCTGTGGCCTTTGGGAGCGGGGCACTGATG CTGGGGATGTTTGTGCTGCAGCTGGGTGTCCTATCCATCTTCCTATCCGAGCCCGTGGTCAAGGCGCTGACCAGTGGCGCCGCACTGCATGTCCTCGTGTCCCAGCTGCCAAGTCTTTTGGGGTTGTCTCTCCCACGCCAGATCGGCTGCTTCTCTCTCTTcaag ACGCTGGCCGCTGTGCTCACAGCTCTGCCCCAGAGCAGTCCAGCCGAACTGACCATCTCAGCGCTTAGCCTGGCGCTACTTGTGCCAGTCAAGGAATTGAACGTGAGATTCCGGGACAGGTTACCCACTCCGATCCCAGGGGAAGTTGTCATG GTGCTTTTGGCCTCTGTGCTCTGCTACACCTCTTCCCTGGACACGAGATACAACGTCCAGGTAGTGGGGCTGTTGCCTGAAgg ATTTCCTCAACCCCTTCTCCCCAGCATGGTGGAGCTGCCCAGGATTCTGGCTGACTCTCTGCCCATTGCACTGGTTGCTTTTGCTGTATCCACTTCGCTGGCCTCCATCTATGCAGACAAGTATAACTACACTATTGATCCCAACCAG GAGCTCTTGGCCCATGGTGTCTCcaacctcctttcctccctcttctcttgctTTCCTAACTCAGCGACACTGGCTACCACCAGCCTACTAGTGGATGCTGGTGGTAATACACAG CTGGCAGGCCTCTTCTCCTGCATGGTGGTCTTGTCAGTGCTGCTATGGCTGGGGCCCTTCTTTTACTATCTGCCCAAG GCTGTCCTGGCTTGCATCAACATCTCCAGCATGCGTCAGATGTTCTTCCAGATGCAAGAGCTCCCGCAGCTATGGCATATCAGCCGCATGGATTTT GCCGTATGGGTGGTCACCTGGGTGGCTGTAGTGACCCTGAACGTGGATCTGGGCCTGGCTGTGGGCGTGGTCTTCTCCATGATGACAGTGGTCTGCCGTACCCAGAG GGTGCAGTTCCTGGCGCTTGGACTGGCTGAGGGGACTGAACTCTACAGACCACTCAGAGAAAGTCACAAG CTCCTCCAGGTCCCCGGTCTCTGCATCTTGAGCTATCCAACACCACTCTACTTTGGGACCCGAGGGCAATTTCGTCGCCTCTTGGAATGGCATCTGGGGCTTGGAGAACAAGGCAAG GATTCTCCAAAGCCAGATGGCCCTTCTGATGCAG CTGCTGAACCTGTCAGAGTGGTGGTCCTAGACTTCAGTGGTGTCACCTTTGTAGATGCTGCTGGAGCCAGAGAAGTGGCACag CTCGCCAGCCGATGCCAGGATGCTGGGATCCACCTTTTGCTGGCTCAATGTAATG CCTCAGTGTTGGAGACATTGGCCCGGGCAGGACTTCTGAACAGAGTGACCCCAGAACAACTCTTTGTGAGTGTTCAGGATGCAGCTGCACATGCGCTGGAGAGATTG GAACTCACTGGCCAAAAGATTTGCACAGTGTGGGTGTGA
- the LOC125362126 gene encoding solute carrier family 26 member 10-like isoform X3: MSGLPGSRTSLGPGEASHPQSPLDTRIRQPLTEARFQQLFGDTEQEPELPAEPRLLRLCGRWRQRARTCSWLGAWHLLQARLPPLRWLPQYRWRAWALGDAVAGVTVGVVHVPQGMAFALLTSVPPVFGLYTSFFPVLIYSLLGTGRHLSTGTFAVLSLMTGSAVERLVPEPVAGNLSGSEREQLDAQRVGVAAAVAFGSGALMLGMFVLQLGVLSIFLSEPVVKALTSGAALHVLVSQLPSLLGLSLPRQIGCFSLFKTLAAVLTALPQSSPAELTISALSLALLVPVKELNVRFRDRLPTPIPGEVVMVLLASVLCYTSSLDTRYNVQVVGLLPEGFPQPLLPSMVELPRILADSLPIALVAFAVSTSLASIYADKYNYTIDPNQELLAHGVSNLLSSLFSCFPNSATLATTSLLVDAGGNTQAVWVVTWVAVVTLNVDLGLAVGVVFSMMTVVCRTQRVQFLALGLAEGTELYRPLRESHKLLQVPGLCILSYPTPLYFGTRGQFRRLLEWHLGLGEQGKDSPKPDGPSDAAAEPVRVVVLDFSGVTFVDAAGAREVAQLASRCQDAGIHLLLAQCNASVLETLARAGLLNRVTPEQLFVSVQDAAAHALERLVRDKSVRSGKQVLG; the protein is encoded by the exons ATGAGTGGGCTCCCGGGGAGCAGGACCTCCCTAGGTCCCGGAGAGGCCTCCCACCCTCAGTCCCCCCTAGACACCAGGATCAGGCAACCTCTCACCGAGGCTCGGTTCCAGCAGCTTTTCGGGGATACGGAGCAGGAGCCTGAGCTACCTGCGGAACCCCGATTGCTCAGGCTGTGCGGGCGATGGAGGCAGCGAGCCCGCACTTGTTCCTGGCTGGGGGCGTGGCACCTGCTGCAGGCTCGGCTGCCCCCGCTGCGCTGGCTGCCTCAGTATCGCTGGCGGGCCTGGGCACTTGGGGATGCAGTGGCCGGAGTGACCGTGGGAGTTGTGCATGTACCCCAGG GAATGGCTTTTGCCCTCCTCACCTCCGTGCCCCCGGTGTTTGGACTCTATACTTCATTCTTCCCAGTCCTCATCTACAGCTTGCTGGGCACTGGGAGACACCTGTCCACAG GAACGTTTGCAGTGCTCAGCCTCATGACAGGCTCTGCAGTGGAGCGCCTGGTGCCTGAGCCTGTTGCAGGAAACCTTAGTGGAAGTGAGAGGGAACAATTGGATGCTCAGCGAGTTGGGGTGGCAGCAGCTGTGGCCTTTGGGAGCGGGGCACTGATG CTGGGGATGTTTGTGCTGCAGCTGGGTGTCCTATCCATCTTCCTATCCGAGCCCGTGGTCAAGGCGCTGACCAGTGGCGCCGCACTGCATGTCCTCGTGTCCCAGCTGCCAAGTCTTTTGGGGTTGTCTCTCCCACGCCAGATCGGCTGCTTCTCTCTCTTcaag ACGCTGGCCGCTGTGCTCACAGCTCTGCCCCAGAGCAGTCCAGCCGAACTGACCATCTCAGCGCTTAGCCTGGCGCTACTTGTGCCAGTCAAGGAATTGAACGTGAGATTCCGGGACAGGTTACCCACTCCGATCCCAGGGGAAGTTGTCATG GTGCTTTTGGCCTCTGTGCTCTGCTACACCTCTTCCCTGGACACGAGATACAACGTCCAGGTAGTGGGGCTGTTGCCTGAAgg ATTTCCTCAACCCCTTCTCCCCAGCATGGTGGAGCTGCCCAGGATTCTGGCTGACTCTCTGCCCATTGCACTGGTTGCTTTTGCTGTATCCACTTCGCTGGCCTCCATCTATGCAGACAAGTATAACTACACTATTGATCCCAACCAG GAGCTCTTGGCCCATGGTGTCTCcaacctcctttcctccctcttctcttgctTTCCTAACTCAGCGACACTGGCTACCACCAGCCTACTAGTGGATGCTGGTGGTAATACACAG GCCGTATGGGTGGTCACCTGGGTGGCTGTAGTGACCCTGAACGTGGATCTGGGCCTGGCTGTGGGCGTGGTCTTCTCCATGATGACAGTGGTCTGCCGTACCCAGAG GGTGCAGTTCCTGGCGCTTGGACTGGCTGAGGGGACTGAACTCTACAGACCACTCAGAGAAAGTCACAAG CTCCTCCAGGTCCCCGGTCTCTGCATCTTGAGCTATCCAACACCACTCTACTTTGGGACCCGAGGGCAATTTCGTCGCCTCTTGGAATGGCATCTGGGGCTTGGAGAACAAGGCAAG GATTCTCCAAAGCCAGATGGCCCTTCTGATGCAG CTGCTGAACCTGTCAGAGTGGTGGTCCTAGACTTCAGTGGTGTCACCTTTGTAGATGCTGCTGGAGCCAGAGAAGTGGCACag CTCGCCAGCCGATGCCAGGATGCTGGGATCCACCTTTTGCTGGCTCAATGTAATG CCTCAGTGTTGGAGACATTGGCCCGGGCAGGACTTCTGAACAGAGTGACCCCAGAACAACTCTTTGTGAGTGTTCAGGATGCAGCTGCACATGCGCTGGAGAGATTGGTAAGGGATAAGAGTGTCAGGAGTGGGAAGCAGGTGTTGGGCTAG
- the LOC125362126 gene encoding solute carrier family 26 member 10-like isoform X1: MSGLPGSRTSLGPGEASHPQSPLDTRIRQPLTEARFQQLFGDTEQEPELPAEPRLLRLCGRWRQRARTCSWLGAWHLLQARLPPLRWLPQYRWRAWALGDAVAGVTVGVVHVPQGMAFALLTSVPPVFGLYTSFFPVLIYSLLGTGRHLSTGTFAVLSLMTGSAVERLVPEPVAGNLSGSEREQLDAQRVGVAAAVAFGSGALMLGMFVLQLGVLSIFLSEPVVKALTSGAALHVLVSQLPSLLGLSLPRQIGCFSLFKTLAAVLTALPQSSPAELTISALSLALLVPVKELNVRFRDRLPTPIPGEVVMVLLASVLCYTSSLDTRYNVQVVGLLPEGFPQPLLPSMVELPRILADSLPIALVAFAVSTSLASIYADKYNYTIDPNQELLAHGVSNLLSSLFSCFPNSATLATTSLLVDAGGNTQLAGLFSCMVVLSVLLWLGPFFYYLPKAVLACINISSMRQMFFQMQELPQLWHISRMDFAVWVVTWVAVVTLNVDLGLAVGVVFSMMTVVCRTQRVQFLALGLAEGTELYRPLRESHKLLQVPGLCILSYPTPLYFGTRGQFRRLLEWHLGLGEQGKDSPKPDGPSDAAAEPVRVVVLDFSGVTFVDAAGAREVAQLASRCQDAGIHLLLAQCNASVLETLARAGLLNRVTPEQLFVSVQDAAAHALERLVRDKSVRSGKQVLG, from the exons ATGAGTGGGCTCCCGGGGAGCAGGACCTCCCTAGGTCCCGGAGAGGCCTCCCACCCTCAGTCCCCCCTAGACACCAGGATCAGGCAACCTCTCACCGAGGCTCGGTTCCAGCAGCTTTTCGGGGATACGGAGCAGGAGCCTGAGCTACCTGCGGAACCCCGATTGCTCAGGCTGTGCGGGCGATGGAGGCAGCGAGCCCGCACTTGTTCCTGGCTGGGGGCGTGGCACCTGCTGCAGGCTCGGCTGCCCCCGCTGCGCTGGCTGCCTCAGTATCGCTGGCGGGCCTGGGCACTTGGGGATGCAGTGGCCGGAGTGACCGTGGGAGTTGTGCATGTACCCCAGG GAATGGCTTTTGCCCTCCTCACCTCCGTGCCCCCGGTGTTTGGACTCTATACTTCATTCTTCCCAGTCCTCATCTACAGCTTGCTGGGCACTGGGAGACACCTGTCCACAG GAACGTTTGCAGTGCTCAGCCTCATGACAGGCTCTGCAGTGGAGCGCCTGGTGCCTGAGCCTGTTGCAGGAAACCTTAGTGGAAGTGAGAGGGAACAATTGGATGCTCAGCGAGTTGGGGTGGCAGCAGCTGTGGCCTTTGGGAGCGGGGCACTGATG CTGGGGATGTTTGTGCTGCAGCTGGGTGTCCTATCCATCTTCCTATCCGAGCCCGTGGTCAAGGCGCTGACCAGTGGCGCCGCACTGCATGTCCTCGTGTCCCAGCTGCCAAGTCTTTTGGGGTTGTCTCTCCCACGCCAGATCGGCTGCTTCTCTCTCTTcaag ACGCTGGCCGCTGTGCTCACAGCTCTGCCCCAGAGCAGTCCAGCCGAACTGACCATCTCAGCGCTTAGCCTGGCGCTACTTGTGCCAGTCAAGGAATTGAACGTGAGATTCCGGGACAGGTTACCCACTCCGATCCCAGGGGAAGTTGTCATG GTGCTTTTGGCCTCTGTGCTCTGCTACACCTCTTCCCTGGACACGAGATACAACGTCCAGGTAGTGGGGCTGTTGCCTGAAgg ATTTCCTCAACCCCTTCTCCCCAGCATGGTGGAGCTGCCCAGGATTCTGGCTGACTCTCTGCCCATTGCACTGGTTGCTTTTGCTGTATCCACTTCGCTGGCCTCCATCTATGCAGACAAGTATAACTACACTATTGATCCCAACCAG GAGCTCTTGGCCCATGGTGTCTCcaacctcctttcctccctcttctcttgctTTCCTAACTCAGCGACACTGGCTACCACCAGCCTACTAGTGGATGCTGGTGGTAATACACAG CTGGCAGGCCTCTTCTCCTGCATGGTGGTCTTGTCAGTGCTGCTATGGCTGGGGCCCTTCTTTTACTATCTGCCCAAG GCTGTCCTGGCTTGCATCAACATCTCCAGCATGCGTCAGATGTTCTTCCAGATGCAAGAGCTCCCGCAGCTATGGCATATCAGCCGCATGGATTTT GCCGTATGGGTGGTCACCTGGGTGGCTGTAGTGACCCTGAACGTGGATCTGGGCCTGGCTGTGGGCGTGGTCTTCTCCATGATGACAGTGGTCTGCCGTACCCAGAG GGTGCAGTTCCTGGCGCTTGGACTGGCTGAGGGGACTGAACTCTACAGACCACTCAGAGAAAGTCACAAG CTCCTCCAGGTCCCCGGTCTCTGCATCTTGAGCTATCCAACACCACTCTACTTTGGGACCCGAGGGCAATTTCGTCGCCTCTTGGAATGGCATCTGGGGCTTGGAGAACAAGGCAAG GATTCTCCAAAGCCAGATGGCCCTTCTGATGCAG CTGCTGAACCTGTCAGAGTGGTGGTCCTAGACTTCAGTGGTGTCACCTTTGTAGATGCTGCTGGAGCCAGAGAAGTGGCACag CTCGCCAGCCGATGCCAGGATGCTGGGATCCACCTTTTGCTGGCTCAATGTAATG CCTCAGTGTTGGAGACATTGGCCCGGGCAGGACTTCTGAACAGAGTGACCCCAGAACAACTCTTTGTGAGTGTTCAGGATGCAGCTGCACATGCGCTGGAGAGATTGGTAAGGGATAAGAGTGTCAGGAGTGGGAAGCAGGTGTTGGGCTAG